From the Debaryomyces hansenii CBS767 chromosome F complete sequence genome, the window tttttcacaGCATTTTGTCACGTGAATGTTCCCCCGTTCATACATAATATGGTCCCTCCTAGATTAAGCTGTCATCACATTGCTGTATAGTTCAGTCCCTAGGGGCAGTATCAGACATATTACGTGCACGAGAACTGTATTCAGATGTATTAAAAGTAGCTAATTTAAACTAAAACTAAAATTTGACGGTCAAATTCATCAGCTTTTTGGGACTATGCCGTCTTAATACAGGCATCGACGCTCGAGATGCCATTCTTCCCACGAAAGATGCGGTTGCAATACCTGCATTGGCACCTTCTCTTATTCCAATGTCCGAACGGTTGGCTCGAGTCTTACGGAAACGTGGCGAAAACCTAGATTTCCGGATCGTGGAAATGGACCGTCTGTTACTGGCAGACGTCGATATGAATGCCCCTGGGTCTGACACATATCCTTTTGAGAAAAACGAACGAATGGCCCGTTTTATTCTCATccatcttctttttctcgTCACTCGAGGTGGTGGTAAAGATCTCATATCCAGTAGTTTTCTGCGGCAATACGGCTGTTGGTGGTCTTGGATGCAAGTATATGGTGAATTCAATAAGCTGATGTCAACGTTAATATCCAGAAGAAAGTCCAGTTACTATCTCTGAATCTATAATAAACCTAAGATAACTGTATCACTAAATTTTCGACTGCAACCTATAGTAATAGCacaaatgaattgatcGTAGTTAGAgattattttgcaattgtgCAACCAACTGTAGTATGTACGCGCAAAATCCTAATACACACAGAGTCACTACGAGAACAGacaatcaataaaaatgcTTTGATTCGAGTTTATTGAACAAGGCCtctaaataataaattagacGACTCGTTTAGATGTTCATCCGTACATATATAATAACTAATCATAAAAATAGCTATGAATGCCATCAACTGTCATAAATCAGTTGACTCCGTCGGACGTGTGAGCATGAAAATTTTCGATGAgcattgaataaaaaaaaaaattaatataaatacactgtaaaatatcatcaaataatcatctGGTCTTAGATCTTGGGAATTAATTTCTCgttttaatatcaaatagCATAgataagaataataataacaaaaatgGTTAATCCTGCTGACGTTCCAATTGAAGTTTCGAAGGTTTTCGAC encodes:
- a CDS encoding DEHA2F11088p (similar to gb|EAL04802.1| Candida albicans hypothetical protein CaO19.4814), whose product is MRSLPPPRVTRKRRWMRIKRAIRSFFSKGYVSDPGAFISTSASNRRSISTIRKSRFSPRFRKTRANRSDIGIREGANAGIATASFVGRMASRASMPVLRRHSPKKSMNLTVKF